From Streptomyces sp. NBC_00683, one genomic window encodes:
- a CDS encoding aldehyde dehydrogenase family protein: MSAHPSSAHPATVLDTIHIDGAWQAAASGATREILDPADATVLALVAEGGSDDTDAAVAAARRAFDDGPWPHRPVAERAGLLRRVADLLQRDREEIAITESRDTGKTLEEGRVDVDDVTNAFRYFADLVMNESGGRVVDAGDPDVHSVVVHEPVGVCALIAPWNYPLLQASWKIAPALAAGNTFVLKPSEVTPLSTVHLVRLLSEAGLPDGAANLVTGAGDPVGARLSEHPDVDLVSFTGGLASGTKVALAAAPTVKKVALELGGKNPNVVFADACATDEDFDTAVDQALNAAFFHSGQVCSAGSRLIIQESVSERFVTELARRADAIRLGRGTVDGVECGPLVSAQQLAKVEAFVASARAEGAIVRSGGARPEPSDVRPASGYFYRPTVLDACHREMRVVREETFGPILTVETFSTEEEAVRLANDTDYGLAGAVWTTDAGRARRVAGRLRHGTVWINDYHPYLPQAEWGGFGKSGTGRELGPTGLAEYREAKHIYQNLNPRPQRWFAG, from the coding sequence ATGTCGGCTCACCCCTCGTCGGCTCATCCCGCGACGGTGCTGGACACCATCCACATCGACGGGGCCTGGCAGGCCGCGGCCTCGGGCGCGACGCGCGAGATCCTCGACCCTGCCGACGCCACCGTCCTGGCCCTCGTCGCCGAGGGCGGCTCCGACGACACCGACGCGGCCGTCGCCGCCGCGCGCCGCGCCTTCGACGACGGCCCCTGGCCGCACAGGCCCGTCGCCGAGCGTGCCGGGCTGCTGCGCCGGGTCGCCGACCTCCTCCAGCGGGACCGCGAGGAGATCGCGATCACCGAGAGCCGCGACACCGGCAAGACCTTGGAGGAGGGGCGCGTCGACGTCGACGACGTGACCAACGCCTTCCGCTACTTCGCCGACCTCGTGATGAACGAGAGCGGCGGCCGGGTCGTCGACGCGGGCGACCCCGATGTCCACAGCGTCGTGGTCCACGAGCCCGTCGGCGTCTGCGCCCTGATCGCCCCGTGGAACTACCCGCTGCTCCAGGCCAGCTGGAAGATCGCACCGGCGCTCGCCGCCGGCAACACCTTCGTGCTCAAGCCCAGCGAGGTCACGCCGCTCTCGACCGTCCACCTCGTCCGGCTGCTCTCCGAGGCGGGTCTGCCGGACGGCGCGGCCAACCTCGTGACCGGCGCGGGCGACCCCGTGGGAGCCCGGCTCTCCGAGCACCCGGACGTGGACCTGGTCTCCTTCACCGGCGGCCTCGCCAGCGGTACGAAGGTCGCCCTGGCCGCCGCACCCACGGTCAAGAAGGTCGCCCTGGAACTCGGCGGCAAGAACCCCAACGTCGTCTTCGCCGACGCGTGCGCCACAGACGAGGACTTCGACACCGCCGTCGACCAGGCACTGAACGCGGCGTTCTTCCACAGCGGCCAGGTCTGCTCCGCCGGGAGCCGGCTCATCATCCAGGAATCCGTCTCCGAACGCTTCGTCACCGAGCTCGCCCGCCGTGCCGACGCGATCCGGCTCGGCCGCGGCACCGTGGACGGCGTCGAATGCGGCCCGCTCGTCTCCGCCCAGCAGCTGGCCAAGGTCGAGGCGTTCGTCGCCTCTGCCCGCGCGGAGGGCGCGATCGTGCGCTCGGGCGGCGCCCGCCCCGAACCCTCGGACGTACGGCCCGCGAGCGGCTACTTCTACCGTCCGACCGTCCTGGACGCCTGCCACCGGGAGATGCGGGTCGTCCGCGAGGAGACCTTCGGGCCGATCCTGACCGTCGAGACCTTCAGTACCGAGGAAGAGGCCGTCCGGCTCGCCAACGACACGGACTACGGGCTCGCGGGCGCCGTCTGGACCACCGACGCGGGCCGTGCCCGACGCGTGGCGGGACGGCTGCGGCACGGCACCGTCTGGATCAACGACTACCACCCGTACCTCCCGCAGGCGGAGTGGGGCGGCTTCGGCAAGTCCGGTACGGGCCGTGAGCTCGGGCCCACCGGGCTCGCGGAGTACCGCGAGGCCAAGCACATCTACCAGAACCTCAACCCGCGTCCGCAGCGCTGGTTCGCGGGCTGA
- the yicI gene encoding alpha-xylosidase: protein MKFTDGFWLMREGVRASYATEIRDLRVEADRFTAYAAVKRVAARGDTLNTPLITVDCFSPAEGVIGVRVTHHAGKARRGPDFALLGDDSTAPAARTRRDGAVTELTSGPLTLRMDGDGPWGMAFLDADGRRLTGVDPKGTAFATTPDGAHHMIAQLALSVGENVYGLGERFTPYVKNGQTVDIWQADGGTSSDLAYKNIPFYLSSRGYGVFVNHPGKVSFEIGSESVGQVQFSVEDQSLEYYVVAGPTPKEVLARYTALTGRPALPPAWSFGLWLTTSFCTSYDEETVTSFVDGMAERDIPLSVFHFDCFWMREYQWSDFLWDPEVFPDPEGMLTRLKERGLRISMWINPYIAQKSVLFAEGAELGYLVKRPNGDIWQWDLWQPGMALVDFTDPAAREWYNSKLRALLDQGVDCFKTDFGERIPTDVVWHDGSDPERMHNYYAQLYNRTVFELLEKERGTGEAVLFARSATAGGQQFPVHWGGDCFASFTAMAESLRGGLSLSLSGFGFWSHDIGGFEGTPDPAVFKRWLAFGLLSSHSRLHGNVSYRVPWAFGEEAVDVARKFTLLKHRLMPYLYGVAAEAHRTGVPMMRPMLVEFPGDPASRTLDRQYMLGSDLLVAPVFTEDGEVEYYVPEGTWTSLLTGERITGPAWRHETHGFDSLPLLVRDGAVLPWGADDQRPDSDWLDGLTLRVFGSGDGERTVTVPDLTGARAAAFRVVRDASGVHVVAEGTDRPYRVRAEESGATGEGTGTVTVL, encoded by the coding sequence ATGAAGTTCACCGACGGCTTCTGGCTCATGCGTGAGGGCGTCCGCGCCTCCTACGCGACCGAGATCCGCGATCTGCGCGTCGAGGCCGACCGGTTCACCGCGTACGCCGCGGTCAAGCGGGTGGCCGCACGCGGGGACACGCTCAACACCCCTCTGATCACCGTCGACTGCTTCTCACCGGCCGAGGGAGTCATCGGCGTACGCGTCACGCACCACGCCGGAAAGGCCCGGCGCGGGCCCGACTTCGCCCTCCTGGGCGACGACAGCACCGCACCCGCGGCCCGCACCCGCAGGGACGGCGCGGTCACGGAACTCACCAGCGGCCCGCTGACGTTGCGCATGGACGGCGACGGCCCCTGGGGCATGGCCTTCCTCGACGCGGACGGTCGGCGCCTCACCGGTGTCGATCCCAAGGGCACGGCGTTCGCCACGACACCCGACGGCGCCCACCACATGATCGCCCAACTCGCCCTGAGCGTCGGCGAGAACGTCTACGGCCTGGGCGAGCGCTTCACGCCGTACGTGAAGAACGGCCAGACCGTCGACATCTGGCAGGCGGACGGCGGCACCAGCAGCGACCTGGCGTACAAGAACATCCCGTTCTACCTCTCCTCGCGCGGCTACGGCGTCTTCGTCAACCACCCCGGGAAGGTCTCCTTCGAGATCGGCTCGGAGTCCGTGGGCCAGGTGCAGTTCAGCGTCGAGGACCAGTCGCTGGAGTACTACGTCGTCGCCGGCCCGACCCCGAAGGAGGTCCTGGCCCGCTACACGGCCCTGACCGGCCGGCCCGCGCTGCCGCCCGCCTGGTCGTTCGGCCTCTGGCTCACGACCTCGTTCTGCACGTCGTACGACGAGGAGACCGTCACCTCGTTCGTCGACGGGATGGCCGAGCGCGACATCCCCCTCAGCGTCTTCCACTTCGACTGCTTCTGGATGCGCGAGTACCAGTGGTCGGACTTCCTGTGGGACCCCGAGGTCTTTCCCGACCCGGAGGGCATGCTGACCCGGCTCAAGGAGCGCGGGCTGCGGATCAGCATGTGGATCAACCCGTACATCGCGCAGAAGTCCGTGCTGTTCGCGGAGGGTGCCGAACTCGGGTACCTGGTGAAGCGGCCCAACGGCGACATCTGGCAGTGGGACCTGTGGCAGCCCGGCATGGCGCTGGTCGACTTCACCGACCCCGCAGCCCGCGAGTGGTACAACAGCAAGCTGCGCGCGCTGCTCGACCAGGGTGTCGACTGCTTCAAGACGGACTTCGGCGAGCGCATACCGACCGACGTCGTCTGGCACGACGGCTCCGACCCCGAGCGGATGCACAACTACTACGCGCAGCTCTACAACCGCACCGTCTTCGAGCTCCTGGAGAAGGAGCGCGGAACGGGCGAGGCGGTGCTCTTCGCCCGCTCCGCGACGGCCGGCGGACAGCAGTTCCCGGTCCACTGGGGCGGCGACTGCTTCGCCTCGTTCACCGCGATGGCCGAGTCGCTGCGCGGCGGTCTCTCGCTGAGCCTGTCCGGCTTCGGTTTCTGGAGCCACGACATCGGCGGCTTCGAGGGCACCCCCGACCCGGCGGTCTTCAAACGCTGGCTCGCCTTCGGCCTGTTGTCCTCGCACAGCCGGCTGCACGGCAACGTCTCCTACCGGGTGCCGTGGGCGTTCGGTGAGGAAGCGGTCGACGTGGCACGGAAGTTCACCCTGCTCAAGCACCGCCTGATGCCCTACCTGTACGGGGTGGCGGCCGAGGCCCACCGCACGGGCGTCCCGATGATGCGCCCCATGCTGGTCGAGTTCCCCGGCGACCCGGCCTCCCGCACCCTGGACCGGCAGTACATGCTCGGCTCCGATCTGCTGGTCGCGCCCGTCTTCACCGAGGACGGAGAGGTCGAGTACTACGTCCCCGAGGGCACCTGGACGTCGCTGCTCACCGGCGAACGGATCACCGGTCCCGCCTGGCGCCACGAGACCCACGGCTTCGACAGCCTGCCCCTGCTGGTCAGGGACGGGGCGGTGCTCCCGTGGGGCGCCGACGACCAGCGCCCGGACAGCGACTGGCTGGACGGCCTCACCCTGCGGGTGTTCGGCTCCGGAGACGGTGAGCGGACGGTCACCGTGCCGGACCTGACCGGGGCCCGCGCGGCGGCGTTCCGCGTCGTACGGGACGCCTCGGGCGTGCACGTCGTGGCGGAGGGCACCGACCGTCCGTACCGCGTCCGTGCGGAGGAGTCCGGAGCGACGGGGGAGGGGACGGGGACCGTGACAGTCCTCTGA
- a CDS encoding glycoside hydrolase family 3 C-terminal domain-containing protein, with protein MTDHPLPFRDPQLTFALRTADLLGRLTLDERIAMLHQFAPAVERLGLGPFRTGQEALHGVAWMGPATVFPQAVGLGATWNDELVRRVGEAVGNEVRAKRAEDDRVGLNVWAPTVNLLRNPLWGRGEEGYSEDPALTSAIAVAYTRGLRGDDPLYWRTAPVLKHWLAHNNETDRDTASSSVRPRVLHEYDLRAFRSAVQAGAVAGVMPAYNLVNGRPNHVSPLLSQELRSWTEQPLVVCSDAGAPSNLVDSEHYFDTHEEATAASLKAGVDSFTDHGQDSTVMTGRIRDALAKGLLDEEDIDNAVRRILELRFRLGEFDPELDPYADAADFDTAGHRALALEAAEQSVVLLRNDGLLPLEPRDGRTVAVVGLLADACKLDWYSGTLLHRSTPLDGLRERYGAENVLFAEGADRVRLKCAEGWLRVPEAGAATDGEARGAEGALDPALLAGRTDLPPLTCGGTATELALVDWGDGVLTFRTDEGLYLSVADDGYVRASADEPGGWVVQETFRLEAVEGHDGGHRLLHIGTGGYVTVAADGAKVAESGEKIPAARATVFETETVERGEDAVARVAAAADTVVVVAGNDPHINGRETEDRTTLALPAQQDRLWRTAHAANPRTVLVLTSAYPYAVTDAAAELPALLWTAHGGQAAGTALARTLAGDVSPAGRLPQTWYACDDDLPGLLDYDIIGSRQTYLYFDGTPLYPFGHGLAYTDFTYSALRAVLEEGGLRVSLTVTNDGAVAADEVPQLYVRAADSSADLPLRRLVGHRRVHLAAGAADRVEFLVPVEELGHWSVAHGRWTVEPGAYEILAGASSADIRLTATAVVEGEASGPRPVVERGLEAADYDEQQGTEILDRTKVVGDTVAAVDDIGQLLFRACDFGSGVQAVTASASGAGSVTVTVDGRTAEIVVPATTGPYDYRTFEAALDARGVHDMRVTLQGSVRLAGLGFTA; from the coding sequence GTGACGGACCATCCGCTTCCCTTCCGCGACCCGCAGCTGACCTTCGCCCTGCGCACCGCCGATCTCCTCGGGCGGCTCACGCTCGACGAGCGGATCGCGATGCTGCACCAGTTCGCACCCGCGGTGGAGCGGCTGGGCCTCGGGCCGTTCCGTACCGGACAGGAGGCCCTGCACGGAGTCGCCTGGATGGGCCCCGCCACGGTCTTCCCGCAGGCCGTCGGGCTCGGCGCGACCTGGAACGACGAGCTGGTCCGGCGGGTCGGCGAGGCCGTCGGCAACGAGGTGCGGGCCAAGCGCGCCGAGGACGACCGGGTGGGGCTCAACGTCTGGGCCCCGACAGTGAACCTGCTGCGCAACCCGCTGTGGGGACGGGGCGAGGAGGGGTACTCCGAGGACCCGGCGCTCACCTCCGCGATCGCCGTCGCCTACACCCGGGGGCTGCGGGGCGACGACCCCCTCTACTGGCGCACGGCCCCGGTCCTGAAGCACTGGCTCGCGCACAACAACGAGACCGACCGGGACACCGCCTCCTCCTCGGTCCGCCCGCGCGTCCTGCACGAATACGATCTGCGGGCCTTCCGCAGCGCGGTCCAGGCAGGTGCGGTGGCCGGTGTCATGCCCGCCTACAACCTGGTCAACGGCCGCCCCAACCACGTCTCCCCGCTCCTCTCGCAGGAGCTGCGCAGCTGGACCGAACAGCCGCTCGTCGTCTGCTCGGACGCCGGGGCGCCCTCCAACCTGGTCGACTCCGAGCACTACTTCGACACCCACGAGGAAGCCACAGCCGCCTCCCTGAAGGCCGGTGTCGACAGCTTCACCGACCACGGCCAGGACTCCACCGTCATGACCGGACGCATCCGCGACGCGCTCGCCAAGGGCCTGCTCGACGAGGAGGACATCGACAACGCGGTCCGCAGGATCCTCGAACTGCGTTTCAGGCTCGGTGAGTTCGACCCCGAGCTCGATCCGTACGCGGACGCCGCCGACTTCGACACGGCCGGGCACCGGGCACTCGCGCTGGAGGCGGCGGAGCAGTCCGTCGTGCTGCTCCGGAACGACGGACTGCTGCCGCTCGAGCCGCGTGACGGCCGGACCGTCGCCGTCGTCGGGCTGCTCGCCGACGCCTGCAAGCTCGACTGGTACAGCGGCACGCTCCTGCACCGCTCGACCCCGCTCGACGGACTTCGTGAGCGGTACGGCGCCGAGAACGTCCTCTTCGCCGAAGGCGCGGACCGGGTCCGGCTGAAGTGCGCCGAGGGCTGGCTCAGGGTGCCCGAGGCCGGAGCGGCGACCGACGGCGAGGCCCGTGGCGCCGAGGGCGCACTCGACCCCGCGCTCCTCGCCGGCCGCACCGATCTGCCGCCGCTGACCTGCGGCGGGACGGCCACCGAGCTCGCCCTCGTCGACTGGGGCGACGGTGTCCTCACCTTCCGTACCGACGAAGGCCTGTACCTCTCCGTCGCCGACGACGGCTACGTACGGGCGTCCGCGGACGAGCCGGGCGGCTGGGTCGTCCAGGAGACGTTCCGCCTGGAAGCGGTGGAGGGGCACGACGGCGGACACCGCCTTCTGCACATCGGGACGGGTGGGTACGTCACTGTCGCCGCCGACGGCGCAAAGGTTGCCGAGTCCGGCGAAAAGATTCCCGCGGCCCGCGCCACGGTCTTCGAGACCGAGACCGTCGAACGCGGTGAGGACGCCGTGGCCCGGGTCGCCGCAGCCGCCGACACGGTCGTCGTCGTCGCCGGGAACGACCCCCACATCAACGGCCGTGAGACCGAGGACCGCACGACGCTCGCCCTCCCCGCCCAGCAGGACCGGCTGTGGCGCACCGCGCACGCCGCCAACCCGCGCACCGTCCTCGTCCTCACCTCCGCCTACCCGTACGCGGTCACCGACGCGGCGGCGGAGCTGCCCGCCCTGCTCTGGACCGCCCACGGCGGCCAGGCCGCGGGCACCGCGCTCGCCCGGACCCTCGCCGGCGACGTGTCCCCGGCCGGACGGCTTCCGCAGACCTGGTACGCCTGCGACGACGATCTCCCCGGACTGCTCGACTACGACATCATCGGCTCGCGGCAGACGTACCTCTACTTCGACGGCACCCCGCTCTACCCGTTCGGACACGGGCTCGCCTACACCGACTTCACCTACTCCGCCCTGAGGGCGGTGCTGGAGGAGGGTGGCCTGCGGGTCTCGCTGACCGTCACCAACGACGGCGCCGTCGCCGCCGACGAGGTCCCCCAGCTCTATGTCCGGGCGGCGGACTCCTCGGCGGACCTGCCGCTGCGCCGACTGGTGGGCCACCGCAGGGTGCACCTCGCGGCGGGTGCCGCCGACCGCGTCGAGTTCCTCGTGCCCGTCGAGGAGCTGGGCCACTGGAGCGTGGCGCACGGCCGCTGGACCGTCGAGCCGGGAGCGTACGAGATCCTGGCCGGGGCATCGAGCGCCGACATCCGGCTCACCGCCACCGCGGTCGTCGAGGGTGAGGCGTCCGGCCCGCGCCCCGTCGTGGAGCGCGGGCTGGAGGCCGCCGACTACGACGAGCAGCAGGGCACGGAGATCCTCGACCGTACGAAGGTGGTGGGCGACACCGTCGCGGCCGTCGACGACATCGGCCAACTGCTCTTCCGTGCCTGTGACTTCGGTTCCGGTGTACAGGCGGTTACGGCGTCCGCCTCGGGTGCCGGATCCGTCACGGTGACGGTGGACGGGCGAACGGCGGAGATCGTCGTCCCCGCGACCACGGGACCGTACGACTACCGCACCTTCGAGGCCGCGCTCGACGCCCGTGGGGTGCACGACATGCGCGTCACCCTGCAGGGATCCGTACGTCTCGCCGGACTCGGGTTCACCGCGTGA
- a CDS encoding extracellular solute-binding protein, with protein sequence MTPNSPSVPSRRSFLASTAVVAAAVGGGIPLLAACGGSGSSSKNEGTTTGKKLKDVLPAYVPSNAVTPDIPSKNGSAAGFTTALPADQLAVSVPKKLGKGSELSILAPLWGTSPGEGNPYWTAMDEGAGVKVKWQNQDGNTYGQKLGAVLASSNIPDAVVVPGWELGGKIPSAIANKFADLGPYLSGDKVKAYPNLAAIPTGAWQRAIFAGKLRGLPMPAEATPNITPFYRADIFEEKGYSVPTTTQEFFDLCKEINAPKSKVWACADMTWSAYNFFGVLQEKPYYWKLVDGKLVNRYETDEYLEALEWSRSLYSAGFVHPDAKAEQGDLGNVFASGKVLMYNADISDWYGKTAVQRLDNPKFRMAAMDIFAHDGGTPVLYAASPSNIWCFINEKADKKTIEDILALANYTAAPYGTKEQRLRAYGVEGTHHTLKDGVLTKTELGNNQVFATYEYIASPAPFRAFADQPDVAKGMVEWQQRQGAHVKKPLFYGMQIQEPARFAELNSQFEDLEKDIVRGRKKISDMQQNVSDWKTRGGDKLRDWYKKLLDETGESAS encoded by the coding sequence ATGACGCCGAACTCCCCCTCCGTCCCGAGCCGGAGGAGTTTCCTCGCCTCGACCGCGGTCGTCGCGGCAGCCGTGGGCGGGGGGATCCCGCTCCTCGCCGCCTGCGGCGGTTCGGGCAGCAGCTCGAAGAACGAGGGCACCACCACCGGCAAGAAGCTGAAGGACGTGCTTCCCGCCTACGTGCCGTCGAACGCGGTCACCCCGGACATCCCCAGCAAGAACGGCTCGGCCGCCGGTTTCACCACCGCGCTGCCCGCCGACCAGCTCGCCGTCTCCGTGCCGAAGAAGCTCGGCAAGGGCAGCGAGCTGAGCATCCTGGCGCCGCTGTGGGGCACCTCTCCGGGTGAGGGCAACCCGTACTGGACGGCGATGGACGAAGGCGCCGGCGTCAAGGTCAAGTGGCAGAACCAGGACGGCAACACCTACGGGCAGAAGCTCGGCGCGGTCCTCGCGTCCAGCAACATCCCGGATGCCGTCGTCGTCCCCGGCTGGGAGCTGGGCGGCAAGATACCCAGCGCAATCGCCAACAAGTTCGCCGACCTCGGCCCGTACCTCTCCGGCGACAAGGTCAAGGCGTACCCGAACCTCGCGGCCATCCCCACCGGCGCCTGGCAGCGGGCGATCTTCGCCGGAAAGCTGCGCGGGCTCCCGATGCCGGCCGAGGCGACGCCGAACATCACCCCGTTCTACCGGGCCGACATCTTCGAGGAGAAGGGCTACTCGGTCCCCACCACCACGCAGGAGTTCTTCGACCTCTGCAAGGAGATCAACGCTCCGAAGAGCAAGGTGTGGGCGTGCGCCGACATGACGTGGTCGGCGTACAACTTCTTCGGGGTCCTGCAGGAGAAGCCGTACTACTGGAAGCTCGTCGACGGCAAGCTGGTCAACCGCTACGAGACGGACGAGTACCTCGAGGCCCTGGAGTGGTCGCGCTCGCTCTACTCGGCGGGCTTCGTCCACCCCGACGCCAAGGCGGAGCAGGGTGACCTGGGCAACGTCTTCGCCTCGGGCAAGGTCCTCATGTACAACGCCGACATCTCCGACTGGTACGGCAAGACGGCGGTCCAGCGGCTGGACAACCCGAAGTTCCGGATGGCGGCGATGGACATCTTCGCCCACGACGGCGGCACCCCCGTCCTCTACGCGGCCTCGCCCTCCAACATCTGGTGCTTCATCAACGAGAAGGCCGACAAGAAGACCATCGAGGACATCCTGGCGCTCGCCAACTACACCGCCGCCCCGTACGGAACCAAGGAGCAGCGTCTGCGGGCGTACGGCGTCGAGGGCACCCACCACACCCTCAAGGACGGTGTCCTCACCAAGACGGAGCTGGGCAACAACCAGGTCTTCGCGACCTACGAGTACATCGCCTCCCCCGCTCCCTTCCGGGCCTTCGCCGACCAGCCCGACGTGGCCAAGGGCATGGTCGAGTGGCAGCAGCGCCAGGGCGCCCATGTGAAGAAGCCGCTCTTCTACGGGATGCAGATCCAGGAGCCCGCCCGGTTCGCCGAACTCAACTCGCAGTTCGAGGACCTGGAGAAGGACATCGTCCGCGGCCGCAAGAAGATCAGCGACATGCAGCAGAACGTCTCCGACTGGAAGACCAGGGGCGGCGACAAGCTTCGCGACTGGTACAAGAAGCTGCTCGACGAGACCGGTGAGTCGGCCTCCTGA
- a CDS encoding ABC transporter permease has protein sequence MSLSTEDRRARATRTPPVKTGGAERRKGRAAGGITLRHRLRRDRTLILMTLPAMLLLLVFAYIPLAGNVVAFQDYDPYIADNAFQSIAQSPWVGLEWFQQMVNDRLFWSSLQNTLVIFLLQLTLFFPVPILLALFINSFVRPRVRAVAQAILYLPHFFSWVLVVTVFQQMFGGAGLIAQTLRDHGHDGIDLMTDPGLFKFLITFEMIWKDAGWGVIVFLAALASVSPDLYEASAMDGANRWRRMWHITLPALRPVVALLLVLQVGNALTVGFEQILLQRTAVGPGASEVLDTYVWNVGITYGNFSYAAAVGIIKGIFGLLLVLGANKVAHLMGEQGVYKK, from the coding sequence ATGTCACTGAGCACAGAGGACCGGCGCGCGCGAGCGACACGGACGCCGCCGGTCAAGACGGGCGGGGCGGAGCGGCGAAAGGGCCGGGCGGCCGGGGGCATCACCCTGCGTCACCGGCTCCGCCGGGACCGCACACTGATCCTGATGACCCTGCCGGCGATGCTGCTCCTGCTGGTCTTCGCGTACATCCCCCTGGCGGGCAACGTCGTCGCCTTCCAGGACTACGACCCGTACATCGCGGACAATGCGTTCCAGTCGATCGCGCAGAGTCCGTGGGTCGGCCTCGAGTGGTTCCAGCAGATGGTGAACGACCGGCTGTTCTGGTCGTCGCTGCAGAACACGCTGGTGATCTTCCTGCTGCAGCTGACCCTCTTCTTCCCGGTCCCGATCCTGCTCGCGCTGTTCATCAACAGCTTCGTGCGCCCCCGGGTCCGGGCGGTCGCCCAGGCGATCCTGTACCTGCCGCACTTCTTCTCCTGGGTCCTGGTCGTCACCGTGTTCCAGCAGATGTTCGGCGGCGCGGGACTCATCGCGCAGACACTGCGCGACCACGGTCACGACGGCATCGACCTGATGACCGACCCCGGTCTGTTCAAGTTCCTGATCACCTTCGAGATGATCTGGAAGGACGCCGGCTGGGGCGTCATCGTCTTCCTGGCCGCCCTGGCCTCCGTCAGCCCGGACCTGTACGAGGCGAGCGCGATGGACGGCGCGAACCGCTGGCGGAGGATGTGGCACATCACGCTGCCCGCCCTGCGCCCGGTCGTCGCCCTGCTGCTCGTGCTCCAGGTCGGCAACGCACTGACCGTCGGCTTCGAGCAGATCCTTCTCCAGCGCACGGCCGTCGGCCCGGGGGCCTCCGAAGTCCTCGATACCTACGTCTGGAACGTCGGCATCACCTACGGCAACTTCAGCTACGCGGCGGCCGTCGGAATCATCAAGGGAATCTTCGGTCTGCTGCTGGTCCTCGGGGCCAACAAGGTCGCTCATCTCATGGGCGAGCAGGGGGTGTACAAGAAGTGA
- a CDS encoding carbohydrate ABC transporter permease → MTGIAGVKPGTRGRLRPAWEEEPSKAGLASKGVVLVLVCLGVLFPLWVVVVTSLSSVKTITETGGLVVIPRGITFVAYQELLGGGQVTRAALVSIGVTVVGTLFSMTVSIMCAYGLSRTGSVLHRPLLVFMLATMFFGAGLIPTYLVVQGLGLTDSYLALILPSALNVFNILVLRAFFMSTAQELIESARIDGAGDVRILWQIVMPLSRAVIAVITLFYAVGYWSAWFNASIYLSDPDMLPLQNVMNQLVIKQERPTGLAQVINTGHLSPLAIQMAVMVLALLPVAVLSPFVQKHFKEGMLTGAIKG, encoded by the coding sequence ATCACCGGCATTGCCGGGGTGAAGCCCGGAACGCGCGGCCGTCTGCGTCCGGCGTGGGAGGAGGAGCCGTCGAAGGCGGGACTCGCCTCCAAGGGCGTGGTCCTCGTACTGGTCTGCCTCGGCGTCCTGTTCCCGCTCTGGGTCGTCGTCGTCACCAGCCTGTCCTCGGTGAAGACCATCACCGAGACCGGCGGCCTGGTCGTGATCCCCCGCGGCATCACGTTCGTCGCCTACCAGGAGCTGCTGGGCGGCGGCCAGGTGACCCGGGCGGCGCTGGTCAGCATCGGCGTGACCGTCGTCGGGACGCTCTTCAGCATGACGGTGTCGATCATGTGCGCGTACGGTCTCTCGCGCACCGGTTCCGTACTGCACCGGCCGCTGCTGGTGTTCATGCTGGCCACGATGTTCTTCGGCGCGGGCCTGATTCCCACCTATCTGGTGGTACAGGGGCTCGGCCTCACCGACTCGTATCTGGCGCTGATCCTCCCGAGCGCCCTGAATGTGTTCAACATCCTGGTCCTGCGCGCCTTCTTCATGAGCACCGCGCAGGAGCTCATCGAGAGCGCCCGTATCGACGGGGCCGGCGACGTCCGCATCCTGTGGCAGATCGTGATGCCGCTCTCGCGGGCCGTCATCGCGGTGATCACGCTGTTCTACGCGGTCGGCTACTGGAGCGCCTGGTTCAACGCGTCGATCTACCTCAGCGACCCGGACATGCTCCCGCTCCAGAACGTGATGAACCAGCTGGTCATCAAGCAGGAGAGGCCCACCGGCCTGGCCCAGGTCATCAACACGGGCCATCTGTCACCGCTCGCCATCCAGATGGCGGTCATGGTGCTGGCGCTGCTGCCGGTCGCGGTCCTGTCGCCCTTCGTGCAGAAGCACTTCAAGGAAGGCATGCTCACGGGCGCGATCAAGGGCTGA